From Brachionichthys hirsutus isolate HB-005 chromosome 16, CSIRO-AGI_Bhir_v1, whole genome shotgun sequence, a single genomic window includes:
- the LOC137905959 gene encoding germ cell-specific gene 1-like protein — protein sequence MRLARGWRASVALTLNLVAFAFALSAVTTSYWCEGTRKVAKPFCTGPPLKVKQWFCIRFNSSNVNDSRLVQYIFETGEEKFLLRRFHTGIFFSCEQAADMNGFNCRDFSEIAPEHERGVLWLCIVAESLYLGLLFAGGALMTLEQCPCFSIMNKLKLSAFAAMCTALSGLCGMVAHMMFTTIFQLAVAMGPEDWRPKTWDYSWSYVLAWGSFGTCMASAVTALNRYTKTIIEFKYKRRNIEKNLLIKQKMMTLDLTEPMWDMCLTTVPSDGETQLELLVNGHKPSTGTTYAVEMDNGPELVEEYC from the exons ATGAGGCTAGCGCGGGGTTGGCGGGCTTCTGTGGCACTCACTCTCAACCTTGTGGCGTTTGCTTTTGCTTTGTCAGCAGTGACCACCAGCTACTGGTGCGAGGGGACTAGGAAGGTGGCCAAGCCCTTCTGCACAGGCCCCCCACTGAAGGTGAAGCAGTGGTTCTGCATCCGCTTCAACAGCTCCAACGTCAACGACAGCCGCTTGGTCCAGTACATCTTTGAGACCGGAGAGGAGAAGTTTCTCCTGAGGAGGTTCCACACCGGTATATTTTTCTCCTGTGAGCAGGCGGCCGACATGAACg GTTTTAACTGTCGAGACTTCTCAGAAATTGCACCAGAGCACGAAAGAg GGGTCCTGTGGTTGTGCATCGTGGCTGAGAGTCTTTACCTTGGCCTGCTCTTTGCAGGCGGGGCGCTAATGACCCTGGAGCAGTGTCCCTGCTTCAGCATCATGAACAAGCTGAAGCTCAGTGCCTTTGCCGCCATGTGCACCGCCCTGTCAG GCCTTTGTGGGATGGTGGCCCACATGATGTTCACCACCATATTTCAGCTGGCTGTCGCCATGGGGCCAGAAGACTGGAGGCCAAAGACCTGGGACTATAGCTGGTCTTATGT CTTAGCATGGGGCTCTTTCGGCACCTGCATGGCCTCTGCAGTGACAGCGCTGAACAGGTACACAAAGACCATCATAGAGTTTAAATACAAGCGGCGAAATATCGAGAAGAACCTACTGATTAAGCAAAAGATGATGACGCTTGACCTGACGGAACCAATGTGGGACATGTGCCTGACAACCGTGCCATCTGATGGTGAGACACAGCTGGAACTGCTGGTCAACGGCCACAAACCGTCCACAGGGACAACGTACGCCGTGGAAATGGACAATGGACCAGAACTAGTAGAGGAATATTGCTAA
- the rcvrna gene encoding recoverin a, whose amino-acid sequence MGNTKSSALSKELLEDLKSNTKYSEAELCTWYRSFLKECPGGKISKEQFEGIYASFFPNADPTEYARHVFRSFDTNADGTLDFKEYIVALHLTSGGKTLQKLEWAFALYDVDGNGTISKNEILEIVRSIFNMIPADNQKNLSDDENTPEKRAGKVWKFFGKKENDKISEGEFIQGVMDNKEILRLIQYDEPQRIKDKLKEKKH is encoded by the exons ATGGGGAATACCAAGAGCAGCGCATTGTcaaaggagctgctggaagatCTGAAGTCCAACACAAAATACTCTGAGGCCGAGCTCTGTACCTGGTACCGGTCCTTCCTCAAGGAATGTCCCGGTGGGAAGATCAGCAAGGAGCAGTTTGAAGGTATCTACGCCAGCTTCTTCCCAAATGCTGACCCCACAGAGTATGCTCGGCACGTCTTCAGGAGTTTCGACACCAATGCTGACGGCACGTTGGACTTCAAGGAGTACATTGTTGCTCTGCATCTCACATCCGGAGGAAAGACTCTCCAGAAGCTGGAGTGGGCCTTCGCCCTGTACGACGTCGATGGGAATGGAACCATCAGCAAAAATGAAATCTTGGAAATCGTTAGG TCAATATTCAACATGATTCCTGCCGACAACCAGAAGAACTTGTCAGACGATGAAAACACACCCGAAAAACGAGCTGGAAAGGTCTGGAAATTTTttggaaagaaggaaaatg ACAAAATCTCAGAGGGAGAATTCATTCAGGGTGTGATGGACAACAAGGAGATCCTGCGGCTGATACAATACGATGAGCCTCAGAGAATTAAAGACAagctgaaagagaagaagcacTGA